The stretch of DNA TAATGGCAGACTATGGCATAAGGCTGGTGGTTTAGAGAAATTTCCATATACAAGCTTCATAGAtccaattgtgacattctcataAGATCCTTCAACACTCTCAGTACTCCATATGTCTATATGGTGTCCTAATTTCTCAATAACAAAATCGATGAGATCCTCAGCAGAAGTTGCACATGTGCACGGCTCACCTTGCTTGGGATTTTTCTCACATAGCTTGAGGCTGTTTTGAATATACTCATCCATGTTTGTGTTATCCACCACACCAAAGAGCTTCTTCAAGTCCTCAATTTGAgcaaaggaaaatggaatttttgaTGCCAGAGTTCGCGGCAAGAATGATTTATATGACATTTTGTCCCTTAGATCAGGGATGGGCATGAGACCCCCTTCTTTCACCATTGATTCCCGAAAATATGGCAATCCCCCTTGGCTGGCAACCGACAAGGGTATTTCATTTGGAAGCTCATATGTCAATTTGTTATTATTCCACTTTGACATTGCTCGTAGAGTTGTATTGCTTGTTGTCTTCTTCAC from Macadamia integrifolia cultivar HAES 741 unplaced genomic scaffold, SCU_Mint_v3 scaffold933, whole genome shotgun sequence encodes:
- the LOC122070487 gene encoding polygalacturonase-1 non-catalytic subunit beta-like isoform X2, giving the protein MMHPMLLGLLIVAFIKGSQAENTFSLYWKEHIGLPHPPHWLAAKASPLSPHQATLFMKLMKENELASHLPSFCMQANVACSANALVKKTTSNTTLRAMSKWNNNKLTYELPNEIPLSVASQGGLPYFRESMVKEGGLMPIPDLRDKMSYKSFLPRTLASKIPFSFAQIEDLKKLFGVVDNTNMDEYIQNSLKLCEKNPKQGEPCTCATSAEDLIDFVIEKLGHHIDIWSTESVEGSYENVTIGSMKLVYGNFSKPPALCHSLPLPFQVYYCHVLWKVKVYAVELNTRKRVNHVIMACHYDTSTWNPNHLAFKLLGFGPGLIEVCHWINENGIVWTKSLG
- the LOC122070487 gene encoding polygalacturonase-1 non-catalytic subunit beta-like isoform X1, whose translation is MMHRMLLGILIVAYFSGSQAENTFSLYWKEHIGLPHPPHWLAAKASPLSPHQATLFMKLMKENELASHLPSFCMQANVACSANALVKKTTSNTTLRAMSKWNNNKLTYELPNEIPLSVASQGGLPYFRESMVKEGGLMPIPDLRDKMSYKSFLPRTLASKIPFSFAQIEDLKKLFGVVDNTNMDEYIQNSLKLCEKNPKQGEPCTCATSAEDLIDFVIEKLGHHIDIWSTESVEGSYENVTIGSMKLVYGNFSKPPALCHSLPLPFQVYYCHVLWKVKVYAVELNTRKRVNHVIMACHYDTSTWNPNHLAFKLLGFGPGLIEVCHWINENGIVWTKSLG